A region from the Paraurantiacibacter namhicola genome encodes:
- a CDS encoding DUF1801 domain-containing protein, translating to MAEPKTIPTGKSVDQFFDSVEPERKREEAKVLDALFRKVTGEEPRLWGPSIIGYGEYRTTYESGRQVHWLRTGFSPRKAKHSLYLMGGYCDSVTGDDHAKDLEQLGKHSRGKSCLYINKLADIDVDVLERMIRRDYEEMRRRYPK from the coding sequence ATGGCAGAGCCAAAGACAATACCCACGGGCAAAAGCGTCGACCAATTCTTCGACAGCGTGGAGCCTGAGCGCAAGCGCGAGGAAGCAAAGGTGCTGGACGCCCTGTTCCGCAAGGTCACCGGCGAGGAGCCGCGCCTGTGGGGGCCGAGCATCATCGGTTACGGCGAATATCGCACCACTTACGAAAGCGGCCGCCAGGTCCACTGGCTACGCACCGGCTTCAGCCCGCGTAAGGCGAAGCACTCGCTGTACCTGATGGGCGGCTATTGCGATTCGGTGACGGGCGATGACCACGCAAAGGACCTGGAGCAGTTGGGCAAGCATTCGCGCGGCAAGAGCTGCCTGTACATCAACAAGCTGGCCGACATTGACGTGGACGTGCTGGAGCGGATGATCCGCCGCGACTACGAGGAAATGCGGCGGCGTTATCCGAAATGA
- a CDS encoding molybdopterin-dependent oxidoreductase — MRRRNLLAAGAAFFAAGCSKIGKTDWFGAIVDSATSWHKFSHRAIGSLPLAPEYDRADVSPFFRGNGSQTVDTDAYRAALESGFADWTLKVSGMVDRELDLSLDMLKALPQRTQVTRHDCVEGWSAIGEWTGPQLGTILDMAGIRSDARFVLFRCADTLNGAEYYESVDMADAMHPQTIVAHALNGEALPERNGAPLRVRIERQLGYKSAKYLTGVEVVDTLEGIGGGEGGYWEDRGYQWYAGI, encoded by the coding sequence ATGAGAAGGCGTAACCTGCTGGCCGCCGGCGCGGCCTTCTTCGCCGCCGGATGCAGCAAGATCGGCAAGACCGACTGGTTCGGCGCCATCGTGGATAGCGCGACGAGCTGGCACAAGTTCAGCCACCGCGCCATCGGCAGCCTGCCCCTGGCCCCGGAATACGACCGGGCGGACGTGTCCCCCTTCTTCCGCGGCAATGGCTCGCAGACCGTGGACACGGACGCTTACCGTGCTGCGCTGGAAAGCGGCTTTGCCGACTGGACGCTGAAAGTGTCCGGCATGGTGGACCGGGAGCTGGATCTGTCGCTCGACATGCTGAAAGCCCTGCCCCAGCGCACGCAGGTGACGCGGCACGACTGCGTGGAAGGCTGGAGCGCAATCGGCGAATGGACCGGCCCGCAGCTTGGCACGATCCTGGACATGGCCGGCATACGCTCCGACGCGCGCTTCGTCCTGTTCCGCTGCGCCGATACGCTGAACGGCGCCGAGTATTACGAGAGCGTGGACATGGCCGATGCCATGCATCCGCAAACCATCGTCGCCCATGCCCTCAACGGCGAAGCCCTGCCCGAACGCAATGGCGCGCCCCTGCGAGTCCGGATCGAGCGGCAGCTGGGCTACAAGAGCGCGAAATACCTGACCGGCGTCGAAGTGGTAGACACGCTGGAGGGCATCGGCGGCGGAGAAGGCGGATATTGGGAAGACCGCGGCTACCAGTGGTATGCCGGGATCTGA
- a CDS encoding cytochrome b/b6 domain-containing protein produces the protein MRKRHGLGTRLWHWINAVALIVLFMSGLNISNAHRYLYWGEWGFSPDQAWLAVPSFPGWMTIPDYYSLAAARDWHVVFSWVMAVALTGYFIVSLINRHLQRDMRTTLREWKPANIWQDIRSHLRLDFDHGEGKYNFLQKAAYGLVLFILLPGMIFTGMVMSPGMEAAIPWMTDLFGGRQSARSIHFIFAFALFGFFVLHIVLVLLAGPIGQLRDMITGGREDEKA, from the coding sequence ATGAGGAAACGCCACGGACTGGGCACGCGGCTATGGCACTGGATCAACGCGGTCGCGCTGATCGTGCTGTTCATGAGCGGGCTGAACATCTCCAATGCGCACCGATACCTCTATTGGGGTGAGTGGGGCTTTTCGCCCGACCAGGCTTGGCTGGCCGTCCCGAGCTTCCCGGGCTGGATGACCATCCCCGATTATTACAGCCTGGCCGCGGCGCGCGACTGGCATGTCGTCTTCTCATGGGTGATGGCGGTGGCGCTGACGGGCTACTTCATCGTCTCGCTGATCAACCGGCATCTCCAGCGCGACATGCGCACCACGCTGCGCGAATGGAAACCGGCCAATATCTGGCAGGACATCCGCAGCCATCTGCGGCTGGATTTCGACCATGGCGAGGGGAAGTACAACTTCCTGCAGAAGGCCGCCTACGGCCTCGTCCTTTTCATCCTGCTGCCGGGCATGATCTTCACCGGGATGGTGATGAGCCCGGGCATGGAGGCTGCGATCCCGTGGATGACGGATCTGTTCGGCGGACGGCAGAGCGCGCGCAGCATCCATTTCATCTTCGCCTTCGCCCTGTTCGGCTTTTTCGTCCTGCACATCGTGCTGGTGCTGCTGGCAGGGCCCATCGGGCAATTGCGCGACATGATTACGGGAGGGCGCGAAGATGAGAAGGCGTAA
- a CDS encoding SDR family oxidoreductase produces the protein MPIDAPVVLVTGGAQRLGECIVRRFADAGWHVVIHCNTSRDAAEDLARELPSAEVAQCDLTDTGKMAEMVERLAASHTDWRVTVNCASVFKPDGAHALDPATNMRAMQVNARSPAMLAQAFLSGSRAASPRRVINVTDQKLANMNPDFFSYTMSKAAFSAASQMLAMAFPQDRITSLAPGAILPSHDQSEEEAEQSHRLNPLDRRTAASEVADAAYFLATGPVASGQHIYVDSGQYLCDQDRDVIYLAREDEDA, from the coding sequence TTGCCGATAGACGCGCCCGTGGTGCTCGTTACCGGAGGTGCGCAGCGCCTTGGCGAATGCATCGTGCGGCGCTTTGCCGATGCCGGCTGGCACGTGGTCATCCACTGCAACACATCGCGCGATGCCGCGGAAGACCTGGCTCGCGAATTGCCGAGCGCAGAAGTCGCCCAGTGCGACCTGACCGATACGGGCAAGATGGCGGAAATGGTGGAGCGGCTCGCCGCAAGTCACACGGACTGGCGCGTCACCGTCAACTGCGCGTCCGTGTTCAAGCCGGACGGTGCCCACGCGCTCGATCCGGCCACCAACATGCGCGCCATGCAGGTAAACGCCCGCAGCCCCGCCATGCTGGCGCAGGCCTTCCTGTCAGGCAGCCGCGCGGCCTCGCCCCGCCGCGTCATCAATGTGACCGACCAGAAATTGGCCAACATGAACCCGGACTTTTTCAGCTACACCATGTCGAAGGCTGCCTTCTCCGCCGCCTCGCAGATGCTGGCGATGGCCTTCCCGCAGGACCGCATCACCTCGCTCGCACCCGGTGCCATCCTGCCGAGCCACGACCAGAGCGAGGAAGAGGCCGAGCAATCGCACCGCCTGAACCCGCTGGACCGCCGCACCGCAGCGAGCGAAGTGGCCGATGCGGCCTATTTCTTGGCGACAGGGCCGGTGGCGAGCGGACAGCACATCTATGTCGATTCCGGCCAGTACCTTTGCGATCAGGACCGTGATGTGATCTACCTTGCGCGGGAGGATGAGGACGCATGA
- a CDS encoding ABC1 kinase family protein: MARDTSDTDDEFEAYEGKAIPSGRGARFTHFGALASGVAGGMLAEGARRLAAGERPRMRDMMLTPGNVMRVADKLSHLRGAAMKLGQMVSMDAGDFLPPELSAIMARLRENADHMPPGQLNKVLIAEWGKGWRRQFTKFGPKPMAAASIGQVHRAILPDGRELAIKVQYPGVATSIDSDIDNVATLLRISGLLPKELDIAPLLAEAKRQLHEEADYQREAAMMTRYANLLEGEDSYLVPRPVEALTTDKILAMDFLPGEPIEALESAPQEVRDTAMESLIGLVLRELFEFGLMQTDPNFANYRFDPESGRLVLLDFGATRELAPDIVDAYRQMLRAGLGGDKAEIRAAAVAAGFMNDAAARKHQVVVDDMIDVILAEANKPGKFDFGDRAFIGVLREQGMSVAEDREAWHLPPAEMVFVQRKISGTALLAARLKARVDVRGMIADALERYPAG, translated from the coding sequence ATGGCACGGGACACCAGCGATACGGACGACGAGTTCGAGGCATACGAGGGCAAGGCGATCCCCAGCGGACGCGGTGCGCGCTTCACGCATTTTGGGGCGCTCGCCTCGGGCGTAGCGGGCGGCATGTTGGCGGAAGGCGCGCGGCGGCTGGCCGCAGGCGAGCGGCCCCGGATGCGCGACATGATGCTGACGCCCGGCAATGTGATGCGGGTGGCGGACAAGCTTTCGCACCTGCGCGGCGCAGCGATGAAGCTGGGCCAGATGGTCAGCATGGATGCAGGCGATTTCCTGCCGCCGGAGCTGTCCGCAATCATGGCGCGCCTGCGCGAAAACGCCGATCACATGCCGCCGGGCCAGCTGAACAAGGTCTTGATTGCCGAATGGGGCAAGGGCTGGCGCAGGCAGTTCACGAAATTTGGGCCCAAGCCCATGGCCGCCGCCAGCATCGGGCAAGTGCACCGCGCCATCCTGCCGGACGGGCGCGAGCTGGCGATCAAGGTGCAGTATCCGGGCGTTGCAACCTCCATCGATTCAGACATCGACAATGTCGCGACCTTGCTGCGGATTTCAGGCCTGCTGCCCAAGGAGCTGGATATCGCCCCGCTGCTGGCAGAGGCGAAGCGCCAATTGCACGAGGAAGCCGATTATCAGCGCGAGGCCGCGATGATGACCCGCTACGCCAACCTGCTGGAAGGTGAGGACAGCTACCTCGTCCCGCGCCCTGTCGAGGCGCTGACGACCGACAAGATCCTGGCTATGGACTTCCTGCCCGGAGAGCCGATCGAAGCGCTGGAGAGCGCCCCGCAGGAGGTGCGCGATACCGCGATGGAAAGCCTTATCGGATTGGTCCTGCGCGAACTGTTCGAATTCGGACTGATGCAGACAGATCCCAATTTCGCCAATTACCGCTTCGATCCCGAGAGCGGGCGGCTGGTGCTGCTTGATTTCGGCGCAACGCGCGAACTCGCGCCCGATATCGTGGACGCTTACCGCCAGATGCTGCGCGCGGGGCTGGGCGGGGACAAGGCGGAAATCCGCGCCGCTGCCGTGGCGGCGGGCTTCATGAACGATGCCGCAGCGCGCAAGCACCAAGTTGTGGTGGACGACATGATCGACGTGATCCTTGCCGAGGCGAACAAGCCCGGCAAGTTCGACTTCGGCGACCGCGCGTTCATCGGCGTGCTGCGCGAACAGGGCATGAGCGTGGCCGAGGACCGCGAGGCATGGCACCTGCCACCCGCCGAAATGGTCTTCGTGCAGCGCAAGATCAGCGGCACGGCGCTGCTGGCCGCCCGGCTGAAGGCGCGGGTTGATGTGCGCGGGATGATTGCGGACGCGCTGGAGCGCTATCCGGCGGGCTGA
- a CDS encoding NAD(+) synthase — protein MSDQDHAFFDMHRHGFVRIATATPAVRTADVAFNRDAIIAEAKKAHAQHCDLVVYPELCVTGYAIDDLHLQGAMLDAAEAAIVAIAEATAGLSPVLVIGAPLRRNGKVYNCALAVANGRVLGAIPKSFLPNYREFYEKRWFAHGRNCQGLDIRIGEDSVPFGTDVIFAADNLPGFTFGVEICEDFWSPNPPGTLAALAGATILCNLSASPITIGRADDRRLHCRSSSARSICAYAYSASGHGESTTDLAWDGQGVIYELGELMAESVRFELEPELCVTDIDTQRILNERMRNQTFSDAAEHEGRPEDWYRRIAFTHAHAGGNIGLQRPVRRFPFVPNRLNALDEDCYEAFNIQVDALMRRITATGAKSLVIGISGGLDSTHALLVACKACDRLGLPRTTIRGYTMPGFGTSDGTKSNAWMLMEATGITAEEIDIVPAARRMLEDIGHPFADGEPVYDTTFENVQAGLRTDYLFRLAGQHSGFVIGTGDLSELALGWCTYGVGDQMSHYGVNSGVPKTLIQYLLRWAERTDQFDPGVDKALEDVLNTEISPELVPAGEDGSIQSTESMIGPYELNDFFLHHILRYGQLPSKVAFLAWHAWKDADAGSWPADFPDGRKNAYDLPTIRKWLEKFLWRFFQFSQFKRSAMPNGPKVSGGGALSPRGDWRAPSDAVADVWLDELRNEVPE, from the coding sequence ATGAGCGACCAGGACCACGCATTCTTCGACATGCATCGCCACGGTTTCGTGCGCATCGCCACCGCAACCCCTGCGGTCCGGACGGCGGATGTCGCCTTCAACCGCGACGCTATCATTGCCGAGGCAAAGAAGGCGCATGCGCAGCACTGCGACCTGGTCGTCTATCCAGAGCTTTGCGTGACCGGATATGCCATCGACGACCTGCATTTGCAGGGCGCGATGCTGGATGCAGCCGAAGCTGCCATCGTGGCCATCGCCGAGGCCACCGCAGGCCTTTCGCCCGTGCTGGTCATCGGCGCGCCGCTGCGCCGGAATGGCAAGGTCTACAATTGCGCGCTGGCCGTCGCGAACGGGCGCGTGCTGGGCGCCATCCCCAAGAGCTTCCTGCCCAATTACCGCGAATTTTACGAGAAACGCTGGTTCGCCCATGGCCGCAACTGCCAGGGGCTGGACATCCGCATCGGCGAGGACAGCGTCCCGTTCGGGACGGACGTGATATTCGCGGCGGACAACCTCCCCGGCTTCACCTTTGGCGTTGAGATATGCGAGGATTTCTGGAGCCCCAACCCGCCCGGCACGCTGGCCGCGCTGGCGGGCGCGACGATCCTCTGCAACCTTTCCGCCAGCCCCATCACCATCGGCCGCGCGGACGATCGCAGGCTGCACTGCCGCTCCAGCTCCGCCCGCTCCATCTGCGCCTATGCCTATTCCGCCAGCGGCCACGGCGAGAGCACGACCGACCTCGCGTGGGACGGACAGGGCGTGATTTACGAGCTGGGCGAACTGATGGCCGAGAGCGTCCGGTTCGAGCTGGAGCCGGAACTGTGCGTCACCGATATCGACACGCAGCGCATCCTGAACGAGCGGATGCGCAACCAGACCTTCTCCGACGCAGCCGAACATGAAGGCCGCCCGGAAGACTGGTATCGCCGCATCGCCTTCACCCACGCCCATGCCGGCGGCAATATCGGCCTGCAGCGCCCCGTGCGCCGCTTCCCCTTCGTGCCCAATCGCTTGAACGCGCTGGACGAGGATTGTTACGAGGCCTTCAACATTCAGGTCGATGCGCTGATGCGGCGGATCACGGCGACGGGGGCGAAGAGCCTCGTCATCGGTATCTCCGGCGGCCTCGATTCCACCCACGCCCTGCTGGTGGCCTGCAAGGCCTGCGACCGCCTCGGCCTGCCGCGCACGACGATCCGCGGTTACACCATGCCCGGCTTCGGCACGTCGGATGGCACCAAGTCCAATGCATGGATGCTGATGGAGGCAACCGGCATCACGGCGGAAGAGATCGACATCGTCCCCGCCGCGCGCCGCATGCTGGAAGACATCGGCCACCCCTTCGCGGATGGCGAGCCGGTCTACGACACCACCTTCGAAAACGTGCAGGCGGGCCTGCGCACCGATTACCTGTTCCGCCTGGCGGGGCAGCATTCCGGCTTCGTGATCGGCACGGGCGACCTCAGCGAGCTGGCGCTGGGCTGGTGCACCTATGGCGTGGGCGACCAGATGAGCCATTACGGCGTCAATTCCGGCGTGCCCAAAACGCTGATCCAGTACCTGCTGCGCTGGGCGGAACGGACCGACCAGTTCGACCCCGGCGTGGACAAGGCTCTGGAGGATGTCCTCAACACCGAGATCAGCCCCGAGCTGGTCCCGGCCGGCGAGGACGGCTCCATACAGAGCACGGAAAGCATGATTGGCCCGTATGAGCTGAACGACTTCTTCCTGCACCACATCCTGCGCTACGGGCAGTTGCCGTCCAAGGTGGCCTTCCTGGCGTGGCACGCGTGGAAGGATGCGGACGCCGGCAGCTGGCCTGCCGATTTTCCGGATGGGCGCAAGAACGCATACGACCTGCCCACCATCCGCAAGTGGCTGGAAAAGTTCCTCTGGCGCTTCTTCCAGTTCAGCCAGTTCAAGCGCAGCGCCATGCCCAACGGACCCAAGGTTTCGGGCGGCGGCGCACTGTCCCCGCGCGGGGACTGGCGCGCACCGAGCGATGCTGTGGCCGATGTCTGGCTGGACGAACTGCGGAACGAAGTGCCGGAATAG
- a CDS encoding class I SAM-dependent methyltransferase, translated as MDYADRTIGHYQSSVPYYSHAFDSSHSRFLDGFLDALPAGAHVLELGCGTGRDASRMQERGFTVDATDGTPAMLRKASERYGIKARLMRFGELDAESTYDAVWAHACLFHVPLDQLGNILARILRALKPGGLSEASFKTGEDEGVDERGRYFALTPADRLEQLYRDQDFEVLDSREWQGKGADGAVRSWVSIRARKPAG; from the coding sequence ATGGATTACGCGGACCGGACCATCGGGCATTACCAGTCCAGCGTCCCGTATTATTCGCACGCTTTCGATAGCAGCCACAGCCGGTTCCTGGACGGTTTCCTCGACGCGCTTCCTGCGGGCGCGCATGTGCTGGAACTGGGCTGCGGGACGGGCCGAGATGCTTCGCGCATGCAGGAGCGCGGCTTCACCGTGGATGCGACGGACGGCACGCCCGCCATGCTGCGCAAGGCATCCGAACGCTACGGCATAAAGGCGCGCCTGATGCGCTTTGGCGAACTGGACGCCGAAAGCACGTATGACGCGGTCTGGGCGCACGCCTGCCTGTTCCACGTCCCGCTGGATCAACTCGGCAACATCCTCGCCCGCATTCTGCGCGCCCTGAAGCCCGGCGGCCTGTCTGAGGCCAGCTTCAAGACCGGTGAAGACGAAGGCGTGGACGAGCGCGGCCGCTACTTCGCCCTGACCCCGGCTGACCGGCTGGAGCAGCTCTACCGGGATCAGGACTTCGAAGTCCTCGATAGCCGCGAGTGGCAGGGCAAGGGCGCGGACGGTGCAGTCAGGTCATGGGTTTCCATCCGCGCACGCAAGCCTGCGGGTTAA
- the rlmN gene encoding 23S rRNA (adenine(2503)-C(2))-methyltransferase RlmN, with product MPDTALMPIAGQVDPVTTARDITPREDGRLDLLGLPKKRIMALFEEAGLDTKQAKLRAKQVFHWIYHRGVTEFAAMTDISKTMRPWLDERFIVGRPDVVEAQHSTDGTRKWLLRTDDGHDFEMVFIPDADRGTLCVSSQVGCTLNCTFCHTGTMRLVRNLTPGEIVGQVMLARDALGEWPKGKMDVADEADEADYSSDGRLLTNIVMMGMGEPLYNYENVKGALSIVMDGEGLALSKRRITLSTSGVVPLMQKCGEEIGVNLAVSLHAVTKEVRDEIVPINRKYGLEELLQACADYPGASNARRITFEYVMLKDKNDSDDDARELVRLIKQYGLPAKVNLIPFNPWPGSAYECSAPERIRSFSNIVFEHGISAPVRTPRGRDIDAACGQLKTSAEKKSRAQRDREAAAAEAEAEAQEA from the coding sequence ATGCCCGATACTGCACTCATGCCGATCGCCGGACAGGTCGATCCCGTCACCACTGCGCGTGACATCACGCCGCGCGAAGACGGCCGCCTGGACCTGCTCGGCCTGCCCAAGAAGCGCATCATGGCGCTGTTCGAGGAAGCGGGGCTGGATACCAAGCAGGCGAAGCTGCGCGCAAAGCAGGTGTTCCACTGGATCTACCACCGCGGCGTGACCGAATTCGCGGCCATGACGGACATCTCCAAGACCATGCGCCCGTGGCTGGACGAGCGGTTCATCGTGGGCCGCCCCGATGTGGTGGAGGCGCAGCATTCCACCGACGGCACGCGCAAATGGCTGTTGCGAACCGATGACGGCCATGATTTCGAGATGGTCTTCATCCCCGATGCCGATCGCGGGACCTTGTGCGTGTCCAGCCAGGTCGGCTGCACGCTCAATTGCACCTTCTGCCACACCGGCACCATGCGCCTCGTGCGCAACCTTACGCCGGGCGAGATCGTGGGCCAGGTCATGCTGGCGCGCGACGCGCTGGGCGAATGGCCCAAGGGCAAAATGGACGTGGCCGACGAGGCCGACGAGGCGGATTACTCGTCCGACGGACGCCTGCTGACCAACATCGTGATGATGGGCATGGGCGAGCCGCTGTACAATTACGAGAACGTCAAGGGCGCGCTCTCCATCGTGATGGACGGCGAAGGCCTGGCCCTGTCCAAGCGGCGCATCACCCTGTCCACCAGCGGCGTGGTCCCGCTGATGCAGAAATGCGGCGAGGAAATCGGCGTGAACCTTGCCGTGTCGCTGCATGCGGTGACCAAGGAAGTGCGCGACGAGATCGTGCCGATCAACCGCAAGTATGGCCTCGAGGAATTGCTGCAGGCTTGCGCCGATTACCCCGGCGCCTCCAACGCTCGGCGCATCACGTTTGAATATGTCATGCTGAAGGACAAGAACGACAGCGATGACGACGCGCGCGAGCTGGTGCGGCTGATCAAGCAGTACGGCCTGCCTGCGAAGGTGAACCTGATCCCCTTCAACCCCTGGCCGGGTTCCGCTTACGAGTGCAGCGCGCCCGAGCGCATCCGGTCCTTCTCCAACATCGTGTTCGAACATGGCATCAGCGCGCCGGTGCGCACCCCGCGCGGGCGGGACATTGATGCAGCCTGCGGCCAGCTGAAAACCTCGGCAGAGAAGAAGAGCCGCGCCCAGCGCGACCGCGAGGCTGCCGCCGCGGAGGCAGAGGCCGAGGCGCAGGAAGCCTGA
- a CDS encoding invasion associated locus B family protein, translated as MPDCKLIIGLIGLAIAAPLSAKDSLGVFGNWGAFRDPQVPRCYAIAAAQDAGGDYRAFASVGTWPKRSVRGQVHFRLSRAVAADADIMLRLGSASFSLTGGGGDAWAQDRQMDAAIVAAMRSAGSMTVSGRDRQGRRFTDRYSLQGVATAMDAATVGCARS; from the coding sequence GTGCCCGATTGCAAGCTCATCATCGGCCTTATCGGCCTCGCCATTGCGGCGCCGCTTTCCGCCAAGGACAGCCTTGGCGTGTTTGGCAATTGGGGCGCGTTTCGCGATCCGCAGGTGCCGCGCTGCTATGCCATTGCGGCAGCGCAGGATGCAGGCGGCGATTACCGCGCCTTTGCCAGCGTGGGGACATGGCCGAAGCGCAGTGTGCGCGGGCAGGTGCATTTCCGCCTCTCGCGCGCGGTGGCGGCAGATGCGGATATCATGCTTCGCCTTGGCTCCGCATCCTTCAGCCTGACGGGCGGCGGAGGCGATGCGTGGGCGCAGGATCGTCAGATGGACGCGGCGATCGTTGCTGCCATGCGCTCTGCCGGATCCATGACCGTTAGCGGGCGCGACCGGCAGGGGCGGCGCTTTACCGACCGATACAGCCTGCAGGGCGTTGCCACCGCCATGGATGCGGCCACCGTGGGATGCGCCCGCAGCTGA
- a CDS encoding YqiJ family protein: protein MSLFADYNLPFAIAFGLMGLLLVLQLVGMGDYDFDADLDADGVGDPTSAGFGGAILSILGLGKVPLFVWLVVFLLIFAVLGMGIQALAADLTGSALFPWLAALFSAGGAIPATAVVARPIGHLMPKDETSAVGLQSLVGRRGIVTTGTARRGSPARTRVYDRHGQSHHVMMEPHEGTGEVGEGQEVLLVRREGQLFYGQPSAERKLSPTG, encoded by the coding sequence ATGAGCCTGTTTGCCGACTATAATCTGCCTTTTGCAATCGCGTTTGGATTGATGGGGCTCCTGCTTGTTTTGCAGCTGGTTGGCATGGGCGATTACGATTTCGATGCCGATCTGGATGCCGATGGCGTGGGAGACCCGACATCGGCCGGGTTTGGCGGGGCTATCCTGTCGATCCTGGGGCTGGGCAAGGTCCCGCTGTTCGTGTGGCTGGTTGTCTTCCTGCTGATCTTCGCCGTGCTCGGCATGGGGATCCAGGCGCTTGCGGCTGACCTGACAGGATCGGCGCTGTTCCCCTGGCTCGCCGCGCTGTTCAGCGCGGGCGGCGCGATACCGGCCACGGCCGTTGTGGCGCGACCCATCGGGCATTTGATGCCGAAGGACGAGACCAGCGCGGTTGGCCTGCAGAGCTTGGTTGGGCGCCGCGGTATCGTCACGACGGGCACGGCCCGCCGCGGCTCGCCCGCGCGCACCAGGGTCTATGACCGGCACGGCCAGTCGCATCACGTGATGATGGAACCGCACGAAGGAACCGGGGAAGTCGGCGAAGGGCAGGAAGTCCTGCTCGTCCGCCGCGAGGGGCAGCTGTTCTACGGCCAGCCTTCTGCGGAGCGGAAGCTCTCCCCAACGGGCTGA